The Aureispira anguillae genome contains a region encoding:
- a CDS encoding TIGR01777 family oxidoreductase, which yields MKTVLITGGTGLLGKRISFLLEQKGYKIRHLSRSENLGADYPAYQWNPLTQTIDLRAFDDIYGLIHLAGANIAAARWTSKQKKIILESRIQSSQLLVDSLQKIKNKPAVVVGCSAIGYYGNSSTTIPLSENSPQGNDFMSEVCQKWESSIAPIRQLGIRTPIIRVGIVLSTQGGALQQLNKSYPFRLGTYFGNGQQYYSWIHLDDICQIFIKALEDKNMSGTYNGTSPFPATNKTIAHAIAQVYKQKTLILPIPRLVAQLLMGEMSAIVLNNTPVIPQALQELNYSFLFPDLDSALKDIFDRKI from the coding sequence ATGAAAACAGTACTTATTACAGGTGGAACGGGCTTATTAGGAAAACGTATTAGTTTTTTATTGGAGCAAAAAGGGTATAAAATCCGTCATCTCAGCCGATCTGAAAATTTAGGTGCGGACTATCCAGCTTATCAATGGAATCCCCTCACTCAAACGATTGATCTAAGAGCTTTTGATGACATCTATGGGCTTATTCATTTGGCAGGAGCTAATATCGCAGCTGCTCGTTGGACCAGCAAACAGAAAAAAATAATCTTAGAGAGTAGAATCCAGTCTTCTCAACTACTCGTTGATAGTTTACAAAAAATAAAAAACAAACCTGCTGTTGTTGTTGGTTGTTCTGCCATAGGTTATTATGGGAACTCAAGTACAACAATACCATTGAGCGAAAATTCCCCTCAGGGCAATGATTTTATGAGTGAAGTTTGTCAGAAATGGGAATCGTCTATCGCTCCAATCCGCCAACTAGGCATCCGAACCCCTATCATTCGAGTAGGTATTGTGTTATCTACCCAAGGTGGCGCACTTCAACAATTAAATAAATCTTACCCATTTCGCTTGGGTACTTATTTTGGGAATGGGCAACAATACTATTCATGGATACATTTGGATGATATTTGCCAAATTTTTATAAAAGCTCTAGAGGACAAAAATATGTCTGGAACTTACAATGGTACAAGCCCTTTTCCCGCCACCAATAAAACCATTGCTCATGCCATTGCCCAAGTTTATAAGCAAAAAACATTGATCCTTCCAATTCCTCGTTTAGTAGCCCAACTGCTTATGGGAGAAATGTCTGCCATTGTCCTTAATAATACTCCTGTTATTCCCCAAGCCTTACAAGAGCTCAATTATTCGTTCCTATTTCCTGATTTGGATTCAGCGCTAAAAGATATATTCGATCGAAAAATCTAA
- a CDS encoding type IV pili methyl-accepting chemotaxis transducer N-terminal domain-containing protein codes for MFHSIFTGFVLTLGVIYSTTATPSLNQSHQSSSNLTIREALNKAMRQQTLTQRIAKVYLALNNNLYEPKFYQERDQAIETFQKQLDELKFYTPTDKIKQAIKNVQELWTDYQKIANWSITKKGAEKLLAQCDNILHASKHLVASYEEYAQQLGELYRNSHLIDVVRLIKETGTQRMLTQRIMLFYLAAKQDIAKENSIKKLQNTSKLYSALVEKLASAEINSSAIQLEIKEIQKYWLGLENYIQFFNEDPAYINSMLLLSDELTQKADQVSLLYQDLGKKLSIGKSLNVISYQNMLTQRIAKSYIAITYKYSISKYKRELIASIDLFEEQINSMQRSAQTDEIKEAIQVVNLMWKNYRKLALDWQDMSDIKAGKLLEQSHVIMASCDRVAQAIENYAQTIPKYQSFYEKNGKEVDDKNNIAQQVYRIGLQRTYSQRVAVYIIMNTLGKDSHLSQERLNNCINNYQKNYDLLNSSSINTPHISQTLHHSQKEWTTIVDSSKESPAETIVFVLEHSDHLFYKLDKLNHLYEELMDKLITQ; via the coding sequence ATGTTCCATTCAATATTTACTGGATTTGTCCTAACGTTAGGAGTTATTTACAGCACTACTGCAACTCCATCCCTAAATCAATCTCACCAAAGTAGCAGCAATTTGACCATACGAGAAGCACTCAATAAGGCAATGCGGCAACAAACCTTAACTCAACGTATTGCAAAGGTGTACTTGGCACTAAACAATAATCTCTATGAACCTAAATTCTACCAAGAGCGTGACCAAGCAATTGAAACCTTTCAAAAACAATTGGATGAATTAAAATTTTATACCCCAACCGATAAAATAAAACAGGCTATAAAGAATGTTCAAGAATTATGGACAGACTATCAAAAGATAGCCAATTGGTCTATTACCAAAAAAGGAGCTGAAAAACTACTCGCACAATGTGATAATATACTACATGCATCCAAGCATTTAGTCGCTAGTTATGAAGAGTACGCTCAACAATTAGGAGAATTATACAGAAATAGTCACTTAATAGATGTTGTCCGACTCATCAAAGAAACAGGAACTCAACGCATGTTGACTCAGCGGATTATGTTATTCTATTTAGCGGCCAAACAAGATATTGCAAAAGAAAACTCAATAAAAAAACTACAGAACACCTCTAAACTATATAGTGCTCTTGTCGAAAAATTGGCTAGTGCTGAAATTAATTCATCTGCGATACAGCTAGAAATCAAAGAAATTCAAAAATATTGGTTGGGGCTAGAGAATTATATTCAATTTTTTAACGAAGATCCTGCTTATATCAATAGTATGTTGTTACTTTCTGATGAATTAACTCAAAAAGCAGATCAGGTATCCTTATTATATCAAGACCTTGGCAAAAAACTATCCATTGGCAAGTCGCTCAATGTGATTTCTTACCAGAATATGCTTACGCAACGCATTGCTAAGTCTTATATCGCAATCACTTATAAGTATTCCATATCTAAATATAAAAGAGAACTTATTGCGAGTATTGATCTTTTTGAGGAGCAAATTAATTCTATGCAACGCTCCGCTCAAACCGATGAAATAAAAGAAGCGATCCAAGTAGTTAATCTTATGTGGAAAAACTACAGAAAACTTGCCTTAGATTGGCAAGATATGAGTGATATAAAAGCAGGAAAACTATTAGAACAAAGCCATGTGATCATGGCTTCTTGCGACCGTGTGGCTCAGGCCATTGAAAACTATGCTCAAACCATTCCCAAATACCAATCCTTTTATGAAAAAAATGGAAAAGAGGTAGACGACAAAAATAACATTGCACAACAAGTTTATAGAATCGGTTTACAACGCACCTATTCTCAGAGAGTTGCTGTTTATATTATTATGAATACCTTAGGAAAAGATTCTCATTTGTCGCAAGAACGCCTCAATAATTGTATCAACAATTATCAAAAAAATTATGACTTACTAAACTCCTCCTCTATCAACACACCTCATATTAGTCAAACCTTGCATCATAGTCAAAAAGAATGGACGACAATTGTAGATAGCTCTAAAGAAAGTCCAGCAGAAACCATTGTATTTGTATTAGAGCATAGCGACCACCTATTCTACAAGTTAGACAAACTCAACCATTTATACGAAGAGCTAATGGATAAGTTAATCACTCAGTAA
- a CDS encoding ABC transporter substrate-binding protein, translated as MKIFKPFKKIGFAVSLLSVIVACETASTDTEQVDGVKDETKVGSAELTIHEIGDPDGMNPLTSSAANSLYIQNNIYCKLLVYNQGTLKLSPQLAVSRPEIQALEDGDYAGGMSLVYEIHPDATWDNGTPVTAEDYVFTIKTIKNPKVNSAQIRPYFEFIDHIEIDPNNNKKFTIYSKERYFRAEESSGQEPFVLPEYHYDPEGLMSTYTVKQLGDPTQMDALMKDPNIVRFAESFNEPKYNREPGQIEGCGPYEFVEWTTGQRVVLERKKEWWGDKVTGNKMLEAFPPKIIYKTIPDLTAAVTNAKDGQLDIIRSIQPTKFIDLKEDPKFNSSFDLSTPDQFAYHYIGFNMKRPQFRDKKVRRAIAHLINRDEMIESIFEGMAIKTNGPINPKKPYYNKDMDEIVYDIEKAKSLLAEAGWKDQDGDNILDKMIDGKKESLSIEYKYNQGNTVRKNIGQLLMDEASRVGIEVRLTPVDFPTLLDDADKRNFDMVALAWVKTPGLDDLKQVWHTDADKEGGANRVGFGTPESDKIIDEIRVTLDPEVRKELYIKVQEIIYEEQPYVFLFVPSELLAIHNRFDGTETSPMRPGYRDASFKLRNN; from the coding sequence ATGAAAATCTTCAAACCCTTTAAAAAGATAGGATTTGCGGTTAGTTTATTATCTGTAATAGTTGCTTGTGAGACCGCCTCAACTGATACAGAGCAAGTAGATGGCGTCAAAGATGAAACTAAAGTAGGGAGTGCTGAATTAACCATTCATGAAATAGGTGATCCAGATGGTATGAATCCATTAACATCTAGTGCCGCTAATTCTCTATATATTCAAAACAACATTTATTGTAAATTGTTGGTGTATAATCAAGGAACATTAAAACTTAGTCCACAATTGGCGGTAAGTCGTCCTGAAATTCAGGCATTAGAAGATGGTGATTACGCTGGAGGAATGTCTTTGGTGTACGAAATTCATCCAGATGCCACCTGGGACAATGGAACTCCCGTTACAGCAGAAGATTATGTGTTTACCATCAAAACAATCAAGAACCCTAAAGTTAATAGTGCACAAATTCGACCTTACTTTGAATTTATCGACCACATAGAAATCGATCCTAATAACAATAAAAAGTTTACGATATATTCTAAAGAGCGTTATTTTAGAGCAGAGGAGTCGTCAGGGCAAGAACCCTTTGTATTGCCCGAATATCATTATGATCCAGAAGGTTTGATGAGTACTTATACAGTAAAACAACTGGGCGACCCAACTCAAATGGATGCTTTGATGAAAGATCCTAATATTGTTCGTTTTGCAGAATCTTTTAACGAACCTAAATACAATAGAGAACCTGGGCAAATTGAAGGTTGTGGTCCTTATGAATTTGTAGAATGGACTACGGGGCAGCGAGTTGTATTGGAGCGTAAAAAAGAATGGTGGGGAGATAAAGTAACAGGAAATAAAATGTTAGAAGCTTTCCCTCCAAAAATTATTTATAAGACAATTCCTGATCTTACGGCTGCTGTAACAAATGCAAAAGATGGACAATTGGATATTATTAGAAGCATTCAACCTACTAAATTTATTGATCTAAAAGAAGACCCTAAGTTTAATAGTAGCTTTGATTTGAGTACGCCCGATCAATTTGCTTATCATTATATTGGCTTTAATATGAAGCGTCCTCAATTTAGAGATAAAAAAGTGCGTCGAGCAATCGCTCATCTAATCAACAGAGATGAAATGATTGAATCTATTTTTGAAGGAATGGCGATCAAGACGAATGGTCCAATCAATCCTAAAAAGCCTTATTATAATAAGGACATGGATGAAATTGTTTATGATATTGAAAAAGCGAAAAGCTTATTGGCTGAGGCAGGCTGGAAAGATCAAGATGGGGATAATATTTTGGATAAAATGATTGATGGAAAAAAGGAAAGCCTGTCAATAGAATATAAATACAACCAAGGAAATACAGTGCGTAAAAATATTGGTCAGCTATTGATGGATGAAGCGTCAAGAGTTGGAATAGAAGTACGGTTAACTCCTGTAGATTTTCCTACCTTGTTGGATGATGCTGACAAGCGCAATTTTGATATGGTGGCTTTGGCTTGGGTTAAAACACCAGGATTGGACGATTTAAAACAAGTTTGGCATACGGATGCAGATAAAGAGGGAGGTGCCAATAGAGTGGGATTTGGTACGCCTGAATCGGATAAAATTATTGATGAAATTCGTGTAACCCTAGATCCAGAGGTGCGCAAAGAATTATACATTAAAGTGCAAGAAATTATTTATGAAGAACAACCTTATGTATTCTTATTTGTGCCTTCAGAATTGCTTGCTATTCATAATCGTTTTGATGGAACAGAGACTTCGCCAATGAGACCTGGTTACCGTGATGCTTCTTTTAAATTGAGAAATAATTAA